In Sphingobacterium sp. PCS056, the following proteins share a genomic window:
- a CDS encoding STAS/SEC14 domain-containing protein has protein sequence MLRVIQNLPDHVFGVRASGEVTADDLKNVLLPELESLTDRYNEIYYLLLLETEVQNFTAGAWVQDLIAGLKHFTAWKKMAIVTDQTAVEKFTDAFSYISPGEAKGYEISELQEAIDWLSIKK, from the coding sequence ATGCTTAGAGTTATTCAAAATCTACCAGACCATGTATTTGGTGTACGTGCAAGCGGAGAGGTCACAGCAGATGACTTAAAAAATGTTTTATTACCCGAGCTAGAATCATTAACTGATCGTTATAACGAGATCTATTATCTTTTACTGTTGGAAACAGAGGTGCAAAATTTTACAGCAGGTGCTTGGGTGCAAGATCTAATAGCGGGCTTGAAACATTTTACAGCTTGGAAAAAAATGGCTATCGTGACTGATCAAACAGCAGTAGAAAAATTTACGGATGCCTTTAGCTATATCAGTCCAGGAGAGGCTAAAGGTTATGAAATAAGTGAACTACAAGAAGCTATAGATTGGTTAAGCATAAAAAAGTAA
- the katG gene encoding catalase/peroxidase HPI — protein sequence MENELNDINKCPFHNGTMRKAVAGGGTTNQDWWPNQLKVNLLRQHATKSDPMGSDFNYTEEFKTLDLEAVKNDLKQLMTQSQDWWPADFGHYGPLFIRMAWHSAGTYRVGDGRGGAGRGQQRFAPLNSWPDNVSLDKARRLLWPIKQKYGRKISWADLLILTGNMALESMGFKTLGFAGGREDVWEADQDVYWGSEKTWLGGDVRYAQGSEGVAESHGVLVSDDDADGKIHSRNLENPLAAVQMGLIYVNPEGPDGNPDPIAAAKDIRDTFGRMAMNDEETVALIAGGHTFGKTHGAGPADHVGKEPEAADLASQGLGWANSFGSGKGADTITSGLEVTWTSKPTEWTNQFFEYLFDFEWELTKSPAGAHQWIAKDVGEIIPHAHDATKKLKPTMLTTDLSLRFDPEYEKISRRFRNNPDEFADAFARAWFKLTHRDMGPRSRYLGPDVPHEEFVWQDPLPKIEYIQIDDADVQFLKTEILNTGLSISELVSVAWASASTFRNSDKRGGANGARIRLLPMSNWEVNRPNQLNQVLIVLTDIQQRFNHAQFDGKQVSIADLIVLSGVAAIEKAAQNAGHDVQIPFNPGRTDASQEQTDMESIAFLEPLADGFRNYRKLKNKAISTEELLIDKAQLLNLSVPEMTVLIGGLRVLDINYDGSKHGVFTLRPGQLTNDFFVNLLDMQTEWKAMDETKELYLGTCRKTGQPKWTASRADLVFGSHAELRAVAEVFAESGNEKSFVHAFIKAWNKIMNADRFDLVSA from the coding sequence ATGGAAAACGAATTAAATGATATTAATAAGTGTCCATTTCATAATGGAACAATGCGAAAAGCTGTTGCAGGTGGAGGTACAACAAATCAAGATTGGTGGCCCAATCAGTTAAAAGTTAATTTGCTACGTCAACATGCTACTAAGTCAGACCCAATGGGATCAGATTTCAATTATACGGAAGAATTTAAAACCTTAGATTTAGAAGCAGTAAAAAATGATTTAAAACAGTTAATGACACAGTCACAAGATTGGTGGCCAGCTGATTTTGGGCATTATGGGCCATTATTTATTCGAATGGCTTGGCATAGTGCTGGAACTTATCGAGTGGGTGATGGACGGGGCGGTGCTGGGCGTGGGCAACAACGATTTGCTCCGCTAAATAGTTGGCCCGATAATGTGAGCTTAGATAAAGCAAGACGTTTATTATGGCCTATAAAACAAAAGTATGGACGTAAAATATCTTGGGCAGATTTACTAATCTTAACTGGAAATATGGCTTTAGAATCCATGGGATTCAAAACTTTAGGTTTCGCAGGTGGTCGAGAGGATGTATGGGAAGCAGATCAAGATGTGTATTGGGGTTCCGAAAAAACTTGGTTAGGAGGTGATGTCCGTTATGCGCAGGGATCTGAAGGTGTTGCAGAGTCACATGGTGTATTGGTGTCTGATGATGATGCAGATGGAAAAATACACAGCCGGAATTTGGAAAATCCCTTAGCAGCTGTTCAAATGGGATTAATATATGTGAATCCAGAAGGTCCTGATGGCAACCCTGATCCAATTGCTGCCGCAAAAGATATTCGTGATACATTTGGTCGTATGGCTATGAATGACGAAGAAACCGTTGCCTTGATCGCAGGCGGTCATACATTCGGTAAAACACATGGTGCAGGTCCTGCTGACCATGTTGGTAAAGAACCTGAAGCTGCAGATCTAGCATCTCAAGGTTTAGGATGGGCAAACTCATTTGGATCTGGAAAAGGCGCAGACACGATTACCTCTGGCTTAGAAGTAACTTGGACTAGTAAACCCACAGAATGGACGAATCAGTTTTTTGAATATTTATTTGATTTTGAATGGGAATTAACAAAAAGTCCTGCTGGAGCACATCAGTGGATCGCTAAAGATGTTGGAGAAATTATTCCGCATGCTCATGATGCCACTAAGAAATTAAAACCAACCATGTTAACAACGGATTTGTCACTGCGTTTTGATCCGGAATATGAAAAAATATCTCGGAGATTTCGCAATAATCCAGACGAGTTTGCTGACGCTTTTGCTCGTGCTTGGTTTAAGTTGACCCATCGCGATATGGGACCTCGGTCACGTTACTTAGGACCAGATGTACCTCATGAGGAGTTTGTATGGCAAGATCCACTTCCAAAAATAGAATATATACAGATCGATGACGCTGATGTTCAGTTTTTAAAGACTGAAATTTTGAATACAGGTCTATCAATTTCTGAGTTAGTATCCGTAGCTTGGGCATCGGCATCTACTTTTCGTAATTCGGATAAACGCGGTGGTGCCAACGGTGCTCGCATCCGCCTTTTACCGATGAGTAATTGGGAGGTCAATCGGCCAAACCAATTGAATCAGGTTTTGATCGTGTTAACAGATATCCAGCAAAGGTTTAATCATGCGCAATTTGACGGAAAGCAGGTTTCAATTGCAGATTTAATTGTGTTGTCTGGCGTAGCTGCTATTGAAAAAGCAGCACAGAATGCAGGTCATGATGTGCAGATACCATTTAATCCTGGACGTACGGACGCTAGTCAGGAGCAAACCGATATGGAATCCATTGCATTTTTAGAACCACTTGCAGATGGCTTCAGAAACTATCGTAAATTAAAAAATAAAGCCATTTCAACAGAGGAGCTTTTAATTGATAAAGCTCAGTTGTTAAATCTTTCTGTTCCCGAAATGACCGTTCTAATTGGTGGTCTTCGAGTGTTAGACATCAATTATGATGGCTCTAAACATGGTGTCTTTACCTTGCGCCCAGGGCAATTAACTAATGATTTTTTCGTGAATCTGTTAGATATGCAGACAGAATGGAAAGCCATGGACGAGACAAAAGAATTATATTTAGGGACTTGTCGAAAAACGGGGCAACCAAAATGGACTGCTAGTCGAGCTGATCTCGTGTTTGGATCACATGCTGAGTTGCGAGCAGTGGCAGAAGTATTTGCTGAATCGGGAAATGAGAAATCTTTTGTCCATGCTTTTATAAAAGCATGGAATAAAATCATGAATGCTGATCGATTTGATCTGGTATCAGCATAA
- a CDS encoding helix-turn-helix transcriptional regulator, translated as MRGPLTALDIAHELKITKEGVRQQLVKFMEEGLIEVETESKGVGRPQKYFTISEIGNRKFPDTHAELTVKLLTIIKDAMGKDALQTIIDANEVTGKKRYHEEIDPLPDLNSKIARLVAIRTREGYMADYSEDEEGYLLVENHCPICAAAKACQGFCNSELQIFQSVLGESVSIHRTDHIVAGARRCAYRIALSKNMGNNEA; from the coding sequence ATGCGTGGGCCTCTAACGGCACTCGACATTGCCCATGAATTAAAAATAACTAAGGAAGGTGTTCGACAACAACTCGTTAAGTTTATGGAAGAAGGCTTAATAGAAGTTGAAACAGAATCGAAAGGAGTTGGAAGGCCTCAAAAGTATTTTACGATTTCAGAAATCGGAAATCGGAAATTTCCGGACACTCATGCTGAATTGACTGTTAAATTATTAACAATCATCAAAGATGCAATGGGCAAGGATGCTTTACAAACGATTATTGATGCTAACGAGGTAACAGGTAAAAAAAGATATCATGAAGAGATCGATCCTCTACCCGATCTAAACTCTAAAATCGCCCGTTTGGTTGCTATTCGTACACGTGAGGGGTATATGGCAGATTATTCTGAAGATGAAGAAGGATATCTACTGGTCGAAAATCATTGTCCCATTTGTGCAGCGGCAAAAGCTTGTCAAGGGTTTTGTAATTCAGAATTACAAATTTTCCAGTCCGTTTTAGGAGAAAGTGTTTCTATTCACCGTACCGACCACATAGTAGCTGGTGCTAGACGCTGTGCTTATCGGATTGCTCTTTCTAAAAACATGGGGAATAATGAAGCATAA
- a CDS encoding efflux RND transporter periplasmic adaptor subunit, translating into MEKTHLYLLFFLFIGLISCESKKESPTNKISSYPVLTLNAQKADLYVEFPATLEGIQTVEIRSKIDGYIEEVFVEEGSLVKIGQKLFKIDANRFVQDVNQRKSAVLAVEAALETASIQVLRTQALVDKKIVNSFELTTARNVERVKKAELNQAKAALSDAQSQLAFTQIVSPITGIVGRLPLKKGSLVSSNSEMALTTIANTREVYAHFSLSQKQLNGFLDQYTGRNMAEKLKNMPSVTLRTADGNDYMPQGKIQSLSGVMSRETGSANFRALFPNPEGLLWSGASAILRIPTTIDQAILLPKKAVFEIQGNYFVYKVGPKNIVNHTEIVVYPTSTEQEYVVKSGLHIGDIVITEGIGTLSNGMEIKPAPISNK; encoded by the coding sequence ATGGAAAAAACACACTTATATCTATTATTCTTTCTTTTTATAGGATTAATATCTTGTGAATCGAAAAAGGAGTCTCCTACAAATAAAATTTCTTCATATCCAGTGTTAACGTTAAATGCGCAGAAAGCGGATTTGTATGTTGAATTTCCAGCTACATTAGAAGGGATACAAACTGTTGAGATTCGATCCAAAATAGATGGTTACATCGAGGAGGTGTTTGTCGAGGAGGGTAGTCTGGTCAAGATAGGACAAAAGCTATTTAAAATTGATGCCAACCGTTTTGTCCAAGATGTTAATCAGCGAAAATCAGCGGTGCTAGCTGTCGAGGCTGCTTTGGAGACGGCTAGTATTCAAGTTTTGCGAACACAGGCTTTAGTCGACAAAAAAATAGTGAATTCATTTGAATTGACTACAGCAAGAAATGTGGAACGCGTGAAGAAAGCAGAGCTTAACCAAGCTAAAGCTGCTTTGTCCGATGCGCAATCACAATTGGCATTTACACAGATTGTAAGTCCAATTACGGGTATTGTAGGTCGTCTTCCTCTTAAAAAAGGTAGCCTAGTCAGTAGTAATTCTGAGATGGCCTTAACCACAATTGCCAATACAAGAGAAGTATATGCACACTTTTCATTAAGTCAGAAACAGTTAAATGGCTTTTTAGATCAATATACAGGTCGAAATATGGCTGAAAAATTGAAAAATATGCCTTCTGTTACTTTGAGAACAGCAGATGGAAATGATTACATGCCCCAGGGGAAAATTCAAAGCTTAAGTGGTGTGATGAGCAGGGAAACAGGTTCTGCTAATTTTAGAGCATTGTTTCCTAATCCTGAAGGACTTTTATGGAGTGGCGCCAGTGCGATACTTCGTATACCTACTACTATTGATCAAGCAATTTTGCTTCCTAAAAAAGCTGTTTTTGAAATCCAGGGAAATTACTTTGTTTATAAAGTAGGTCCAAAGAATATTGTCAATCACACTGAAATAGTGGTGTATCCAACCTCAACGGAACAAGAATATGTTGTGAAAAGTGGGCTTCATATTGGAGATATTGTCATTACAGAAGGTATTGGGACTTTAAGTAATGGGATGGAGATAAAACCGGCCCCTATTTCGAATAAATAA
- a CDS encoding efflux RND transporter permease subunit yields the protein MLKKFIENPVLSTVISIIIVMLGVLGLLSLPISQYPEIAPPTVVVTASYQGANANVVMKSVIIPLEEQINGVENMTYMTSTASNNGTAAITIFFKQGTNADMAAVNVQNRVSKATSLLPAEVIKSGITTSKQLSSTAFSFLLYSKDGKYDRKFLDNYLRINIMPQMKRVEGVGAAEIYSDQEYSMRIWLKPDVMATHGLIPEDIITALKEQNIEAAPGKIGENSRQSLQYALKFTGRLEDPEQFENIILKSGVSGDYLRLKEVADVEFGALDYTTSLITQGKLSSGGAISQISGSNARELIIACENILKEASKDFPPGVEYHTFLNANEFLDASVEKVIYTIIEAFILVFLVVFLFLQDLRSTLIPAIAVPVAIIGTFFFLKLFGFTINLLTLFALVLAIGIVVDDAIVVVEAVHAKLDQGAKSAKKATLHAMSEISGAIVSITLIMSAVFVPVTFITGSAGVFYKQFGLTLAVAIIISAINALTLSPALCALLLKPHTADAENHKGFIPKFFTGFNIAFEVVTKKYVGVVRFLIRRKWISFVGIVAFALLFYTLIKTTPTGFVPNEDGGAIFGNVVLPPASTLERTEKIAFEVDSIARSIPEIELSSTLSGMDLLHGTGGSYGALFIRLKPWKERKGKDQSAAAIVQKLFEKTAHIKGASVIFFAAPTLQGFGNSNGFEVQLQDKTGGSYLQFNENIDQFITALSKRPEINYATSSFNVGFPELEININVAQCKTAGVSVNTVLTTLQGYFGGIYASDLNRFGKQYRVMMQAGADYRAKEEDINKIYVRTIKGNMAPIAEFVTLKKTYGPEFIQRFNLFTSSTITGIPNVGYSSGDAIKAIEETAAQTLDRGYSYEFSGLTREELSSGSQTVLIFSLCLIFIYFLLSAQYKSYILPFSVLLSLPIGLAGAFAFAQLFGIDNNIFLQISLIMLIGLLAKNAILIVEFALLHRLSGRTLVQSAIYGAKSRLRPILMTSFAFIFGLIPLMLATGAGALSNKSIGTAAVGGMLIGTVFGVFVIPILFIVFQGLQEKISGVKISDQSARA from the coding sequence ATGTTAAAAAAATTCATAGAAAATCCGGTATTATCCACGGTAATATCGATTATAATTGTGATGCTTGGTGTTTTAGGATTGTTATCGCTACCCATTTCACAATATCCTGAAATTGCACCTCCTACAGTAGTGGTAACAGCCTCTTATCAAGGAGCAAATGCCAATGTGGTCATGAAAAGTGTCATTATACCTTTAGAGGAACAAATTAATGGTGTTGAAAATATGACTTATATGACCTCTACTGCCAGTAATAACGGAACAGCTGCTATCACTATATTTTTTAAACAAGGAACTAATGCAGATATGGCGGCAGTGAATGTCCAAAATCGCGTTAGTAAGGCAACTAGTTTATTACCTGCTGAAGTTATTAAATCTGGAATTACCACCAGTAAGCAGTTGAGTAGTACAGCATTTAGTTTCTTATTGTATAGTAAAGATGGAAAGTATGACCGTAAATTTCTCGATAATTACTTACGTATAAATATTATGCCTCAGATGAAGCGCGTAGAAGGGGTTGGTGCAGCAGAGATCTATAGTGATCAAGAGTATTCCATGCGTATTTGGTTGAAACCAGATGTCATGGCGACTCATGGTTTAATACCAGAAGATATTATAACTGCTTTGAAAGAACAGAATATAGAGGCTGCACCAGGTAAAATAGGAGAGAATAGCCGTCAATCTTTACAGTATGCATTGAAATTCACGGGTCGCCTTGAGGATCCAGAGCAATTTGAAAATATCATTTTGAAAAGTGGTGTATCTGGAGATTATTTACGGTTAAAAGAAGTTGCAGATGTAGAATTTGGTGCGCTTGATTATACGACTTCATTGATAACACAAGGTAAGCTCTCGTCTGGAGGAGCGATAAGTCAAATTTCAGGTTCAAACGCAAGAGAATTGATTATTGCTTGTGAAAATATTTTGAAAGAAGCCTCTAAAGATTTTCCTCCCGGTGTGGAGTATCATACTTTTTTAAATGCCAATGAGTTTTTAGATGCATCGGTTGAGAAAGTTATTTATACAATCATCGAGGCGTTTATATTGGTTTTCTTAGTTGTTTTTCTTTTTTTACAAGATTTGCGTTCTACCCTTATTCCTGCCATAGCCGTTCCAGTAGCTATTATAGGAACATTTTTTTTCTTAAAACTCTTTGGCTTTACGATTAATTTATTGACTCTATTTGCACTTGTGTTAGCTATTGGTATTGTGGTAGATGATGCAATTGTCGTAGTTGAGGCGGTACATGCAAAACTTGATCAAGGGGCTAAGTCTGCAAAAAAAGCAACTCTGCATGCCATGAGTGAGATTAGTGGAGCTATTGTTTCGATTACCTTGATCATGTCGGCTGTATTTGTTCCTGTTACTTTTATAACCGGTTCCGCAGGTGTCTTTTATAAACAATTTGGTTTAACGCTAGCTGTGGCTATTATTATTTCGGCGATTAATGCCTTGACTCTAAGTCCAGCATTATGTGCTTTATTATTGAAACCACATACAGCTGATGCTGAAAACCACAAAGGTTTTATTCCTAAATTTTTTACAGGTTTTAATATCGCCTTTGAAGTTGTGACTAAAAAATATGTAGGAGTGGTGCGCTTTTTAATACGACGCAAATGGATTTCTTTTGTTGGTATTGTAGCCTTTGCATTGTTATTTTATACCTTAATAAAAACCACGCCAACGGGGTTTGTTCCTAATGAAGATGGCGGTGCGATCTTTGGAAATGTTGTTTTACCTCCAGCCTCAACTTTGGAACGTACTGAAAAGATCGCTTTCGAGGTTGATAGTATCGCCCGTAGCATACCAGAAATTGAATTATCCTCGACATTGTCTGGAATGGATTTACTGCACGGTACCGGTGGATCTTATGGTGCCTTGTTCATCCGTTTAAAGCCTTGGAAAGAACGTAAAGGAAAAGATCAAAGTGCAGCAGCGATTGTTCAAAAATTATTTGAAAAGACAGCTCATATCAAAGGTGCAAGTGTTATTTTCTTTGCGGCACCGACTTTACAGGGATTTGGAAATAGCAATGGTTTTGAAGTGCAGTTGCAAGATAAAACAGGAGGAAGTTATTTGCAATTTAACGAAAATATTGATCAATTTATTACTGCCCTGAGCAAACGTCCAGAGATTAATTATGCGACGAGTTCATTTAATGTTGGTTTCCCTGAATTGGAAATTAATATCAATGTAGCGCAGTGTAAAACTGCTGGTGTGAGCGTCAATACCGTGTTGACCACTTTGCAAGGATACTTTGGTGGTATTTATGCCTCAGATCTTAATCGCTTTGGAAAGCAGTATCGTGTGATGATGCAGGCTGGAGCTGATTATAGAGCAAAGGAGGAAGATATCAATAAAATTTATGTGCGTACGATAAAAGGTAATATGGCGCCAATTGCTGAGTTTGTAACCTTGAAAAAAACTTATGGGCCAGAATTTATTCAACGATTTAACCTATTTACCTCCAGTACCATTACAGGAATCCCAAATGTGGGTTATAGTTCTGGCGATGCTATTAAAGCCATAGAAGAGACAGCCGCTCAAACATTAGATCGTGGCTATTCGTACGAATTTTCAGGATTGACGCGTGAAGAATTATCCAGCGGTAGCCAAACGGTTTTAATTTTTTCCCTTTGCCTTATTTTTATATACTTTCTTTTAAGTGCACAGTATAAAAGTTATATTCTTCCATTTTCAGTACTCTTGTCATTACCTATTGGTCTAGCGGGGGCATTTGCTTTTGCGCAATTATTTGGAATTGATAATAACATTTTTTTACAAATCAGTCTAATTATGCTGATTGGTCTATTAGCAAAGAATGCGATTTTGATTGTAGAATTTGCTCTTTTACATCGTCTGAGTGGTAGAACTTTGGTTCAGTCCGCTATTTATGGAGCAAAGTCGCGATTAAGACCTATTTTGATGACTTCCTTTGCTTTCATTTTCGGATTGATTCCTTTGATGTTAGCAACTGGAGCTGGTGCGCTAAGTAATAAGTCTATTGGGACTGCTGCAGTAGGGGGTATGTTGATTGGGACTGTATTTGGTGTTTTTGTAATACCTATTCTTTTTATAGTATTCCAAGGTTTACAAGAAAAGATTTCAGGTGTGAAAATATCCGATCAATCAGCTCGTGCCTGA
- a CDS encoding TolC family protein, producing MPYKIMVLFMIGLVSWSSCQITRPYASPENKVNERYHSPMSNPKDTTGQSSLEIDTMNMATLKWSEIFTDTLLQGLIAEGLKANIDIKIAVERITEAQVNLRLQKAAFLPSLNTNISANSQQYPTFQSFGFPRNNTQYDVRLSTDWEIDIWGKLGSAKRAALSQLLATDAAKRAVQTQLIADIASNYYELLALDQQLLIIKKTAENRAEDAAAIEMLFENALLNGVAVVQSKANFYEAKLDIPDIEQKIKEKEHRLSFLVARNPGTIIRQSLKEQQVEYDLKPGIPAQLLAHRPDVQMAELNFRTAFEETNVARTYFYPVLKITASGGFSNLGWNQWFSSKSLFGSIAGGLTQSIFNKGANQARLSTAQSRQQQALYQFEKSLLIASQEVSNALFEYDTALQKEKSRRKQLDALSQALEFNKELFINHQQTNYTDVLAAEQNLLRAQLKDIDDQRQKLYAVVQLYRALGGGWD from the coding sequence ATGCCTTATAAAATAATGGTGCTTTTTATGATCGGCCTGGTTAGTTGGAGTTCCTGCCAGATAACACGCCCATATGCATCACCAGAAAATAAAGTGAATGAACGTTATCATTCCCCTATGTCCAACCCTAAGGATACCACAGGTCAATCGTCTTTAGAGATCGATACCATGAATATGGCTACTTTAAAATGGTCTGAAATTTTTACTGATACCCTTTTGCAGGGATTGATAGCAGAAGGACTAAAAGCAAATATCGATATCAAAATAGCTGTTGAACGTATAACAGAAGCGCAAGTTAATTTACGTTTGCAAAAGGCAGCATTTTTGCCCTCATTGAACACTAATATATCTGCAAATTCTCAACAATATCCTACTTTTCAAAGTTTTGGTTTTCCCAGAAATAATACACAGTATGATGTGCGGTTAAGCACCGATTGGGAAATTGATATCTGGGGTAAACTAGGGAGTGCTAAACGTGCTGCTTTATCTCAGCTATTGGCTACTGATGCAGCAAAACGTGCTGTACAGACGCAATTGATTGCAGATATTGCGTCAAATTATTATGAACTATTGGCGTTGGATCAACAGTTGCTGATTATAAAAAAAACAGCTGAAAATCGGGCTGAGGATGCAGCTGCCATTGAAATGCTTTTTGAAAATGCATTGCTTAATGGAGTAGCAGTTGTACAAAGTAAAGCTAATTTTTATGAAGCTAAATTGGATATTCCAGATATTGAGCAAAAAATAAAAGAAAAAGAACATCGTCTTAGTTTTTTAGTGGCTCGAAATCCAGGTACAATCATACGTCAATCATTAAAGGAACAGCAGGTTGAATATGATCTAAAACCAGGTATTCCTGCACAACTCTTAGCGCATCGTCCAGATGTACAAATGGCAGAATTAAATTTCAGAACAGCATTTGAGGAAACGAACGTAGCCCGTACCTACTTCTACCCCGTTTTAAAAATAACTGCTTCTGGAGGTTTTTCAAATCTTGGTTGGAACCAATGGTTTTCAAGTAAAAGTCTTTTCGGTTCCATCGCTGGTGGTTTGACACAGTCAATCTTTAATAAAGGTGCTAATCAAGCACGTTTATCTACCGCTCAATCTAGACAGCAACAAGCTTTATATCAATTTGAAAAATCCCTATTGATTGCCAGTCAAGAAGTGTCTAATGCTCTTTTTGAATATGATACTGCTTTACAAAAAGAAAAATCGAGGAGAAAACAGTTGGATGCCTTATCCCAAGCACTTGAATTTAATAAGGAACTGTTTATAAACCATCAACAAACTAATTATACAGATGTGTTGGCTGCGGAACAAAATCTTTTAAGGGCACAATTGAAAGATATTGATGACCAAAGACAAAAATTATATGCGGTAGTTCAACTATATCGTGCATTGGGTGGCGGTTGGGATTAA
- a CDS encoding M1 family metallopeptidase — MKRQLIYLFTSCCLFTAGIKSASAQLMKEKEEFSRADSLRGHLTPLRTCYDIQYYHLDVKVDIDRKFISGTNLFRFKATQDFKQLQFDLFANLKVNKVIYRGKELPFTREYNAVFIDFPETITKGKEDEFIVSYEGHPTEAARAPWDGGFDWKKDSNGKPWIATACQGMGASVWWPNKDHQYDEVDSMLISIAVPNGLMNVSNGKLIQIEKMKDGFTKYHWKVVNPINNYNVALNIGDYIHFKEKYKGEKGPLDIDYYILRENNQPQKKQHLQTNAKQTLEAFEHWFGPYPFYEDGYKLVETSHTGMEHQSAVAYGNQYQNGYRGRDASGTGWGKKWDFIVVHESGHEWFGNNITSKDLADMWIHESFTNYSEALFIDYFYGKEASQAYVHGNRSGIQNDKPMQGPFHVNKEGSGDMYPKGGVMLNMIRTMIDDDEKWRSILRGLNAKYFHQQVDYQDIAQYIIEKSGIDLSKFFEQYVQHISIPILEIRKDISGKILGRWISEVKDFHMPIHIGTNENPKQLVMLDQHFKEIKIPNLTKENITIDTFNYYIGVLIE, encoded by the coding sequence ATGAAAAGACAACTAATATATCTATTCACCAGTTGCTGTTTATTTACAGCAGGTATAAAATCTGCTTCAGCTCAGTTAATGAAAGAGAAGGAAGAATTTTCCCGAGCAGATTCCTTGCGAGGTCATTTAACTCCTTTAAGGACCTGTTATGATATTCAATATTATCATCTGGATGTTAAAGTTGATATTGATCGTAAATTTATATCAGGAACTAATCTATTTCGTTTTAAGGCAACACAAGATTTTAAGCAATTACAATTTGACTTATTTGCCAATCTAAAAGTGAACAAGGTTATTTATCGTGGTAAAGAACTACCTTTTACACGAGAATACAATGCCGTTTTTATTGACTTTCCCGAAACCATTACCAAAGGCAAAGAAGATGAGTTTATAGTATCATACGAGGGTCATCCAACAGAAGCAGCACGCGCTCCTTGGGATGGTGGTTTTGATTGGAAAAAAGATAGCAATGGAAAACCTTGGATTGCTACGGCATGTCAAGGAATGGGTGCTAGTGTTTGGTGGCCAAATAAAGATCATCAATATGATGAAGTGGACAGTATGTTAATCTCCATAGCGGTTCCAAATGGGCTTATGAATGTTTCCAATGGAAAATTAATCCAAATAGAAAAAATGAAGGACGGCTTTACTAAGTATCATTGGAAGGTTGTCAATCCAATCAACAATTACAATGTCGCTCTGAATATTGGAGACTACATTCATTTCAAAGAAAAATATAAGGGTGAAAAAGGTCCTCTTGATATTGATTATTATATCTTGAGAGAAAATAATCAACCACAGAAAAAACAACATTTACAAACAAATGCAAAGCAAACATTAGAAGCATTTGAACATTGGTTTGGCCCATATCCATTTTATGAGGATGGATACAAATTAGTCGAAACTTCACATACTGGTATGGAACACCAAAGCGCAGTCGCCTATGGCAATCAATACCAAAACGGCTATCGTGGACGAGATGCCTCTGGAACTGGCTGGGGCAAAAAATGGGATTTCATTGTAGTCCATGAATCTGGACATGAATGGTTTGGCAATAACATAACCTCCAAAGATCTTGCCGACATGTGGATTCATGAGAGTTTTACTAACTACTCAGAAGCTTTATTTATAGATTATTTCTATGGAAAAGAAGCGAGTCAGGCCTATGTCCATGGTAATCGCAGCGGCATACAGAATGATAAGCCCATGCAGGGCCCATTTCATGTTAATAAAGAAGGATCTGGTGATATGTATCCCAAAGGAGGAGTCATGCTCAATATGATTCGTACAATGATTGATGATGATGAAAAATGGCGGTCCATCTTGAGAGGATTAAATGCGAAGTACTTTCATCAGCAGGTTGACTATCAAGATATTGCTCAGTACATCATTGAAAAATCAGGTATAGATCTCTCCAAGTTTTTTGAACAATATGTACAACACATTTCTATTCCGATACTTGAAATAAGAAAGGATATTTCTGGTAAAATACTTGGGCGGTGGATCAGTGAAGTAAAAGACTTTCATATGCCCATCCATATCGGTACAAACGAAAATCCAAAACAGCTTGTGATGCTGGATCAACATTTCAAAGAAATAAAAATACCCAATCTAACTAAAGAAAATATCACCATAGACACTTTCAATTACTACATAGGTGTATTGATAGAATAG